A window from Thermodesulfobacteriota bacterium encodes these proteins:
- a CDS encoding GTP-binding protein, giving the protein ITGAAQMDGAILVVGANDGPMPQTREHILLARQVGVPYIVVFLNKIDMVDDPELIELVEVELRELLSKYEFPGDEIPIIRGSALKALECGCGKEDCPNCKCIFEL; this is encoded by the coding sequence GATAACCGGTGCTGCCCAGATGGACGGTGCAATTTTAGTTGTAGGTGCAAACGATGGCCCAATGCCCCAGACGAGAGAACACATTCTCCTTGCCCGTCAGGTTGGAGTGCCATATATAGTTGTCTTTTTAAACAAAATAGACATGGTAGATGATCCAGAACTCATAGAACTCGTGGAAGTGGAACTCCGTGAACTCCTATCCAAATACGAATTCCCAGGAGATGAGATCCCTATAATAAGAGGTAGTGCTCTAAAAGCCCTAGAGTGTGGATGCGGAAAGGAGGACTGTCCTAACTGCAAATGCATATTCGAACT
- the rpsG gene encoding 30S ribosomal protein S7 yields MPRRGHVKRREVPPDAKYGDPLVQKLINCVMWDGKKTIATRIVYEAFDIIQKKMKENPLKIFHKAVENVKPELEVKPRRVGGATYQVPVEVRPERQISLSIRWLIKYARERSERTMKEKLAAEIMDAYNNKGGAIKKKEDTHKMAEANKAFAHYRW; encoded by the coding sequence ATGCCTAGAAGGGGTCATGTAAAAAGGAGAGAAGTACCGCCTGATGCAAAGTACGGGGATCCGCTTGTCCAAAAACTCATAAACTGTGTTATGTGGGATGGAAAGAAAACCATCGCAACACGGATCGTCTATGAGGCTTTTGACATAATACAGAAGAAAATGAAGGAGAACCCCTTAAAGATATTTCACAAAGCCGTTGAAAATGTGAAACCAGAGCTGGAAGTTAAACCGAGGAGAGTTGGAGGAGCAACGTACCAGGTACCGGTTGAGGTGAGACCTGAAAGACAGATTTCTCTGAGTATTCGTTGGCTCATCAAATATGCCAGGGAAAGGTCGGAAAGGACCATGAAAGAAAAGTTGGCCGCGGAGATAATGGATGCCTATAACAACAAAGGTGGTGCCATAAAGAAGAAGGAAGATACTCATAAGATGGCCGAAGCTAACAAGGCTTTTGCACACTACAGGTGGTGA
- the rpsL gene encoding 30S ribosomal protein S12 — MPTINQLVRHERKSVKRKSAAPALTGCPQKRGVCIRVYTTTPKKPNSALRKVARVRLTNGIEVTAYIPGIGHNLQEHSVVLIRGGRVKDLPGVRYHVIRGALDAAGVANRKKSRSKYGTKRPKQ, encoded by the coding sequence ATGCCTACGATTAACCAATTGGTTAGGCACGAGAGGAAAAGTGTCAAAAGAAAAAGTGCGGCTCCCGCCCTTACCGGTTGTCCTCAGAAAAGAGGGGTTTGTATAAGGGTTTACACCACTACTCCGAAAAAACCGAATTCGGCTTTGAGAAAAGTTGCTCGTGTCAGGCTGACAAACGGGATAGAAGTCACGGCTTACATCCCTGGGATAGGTCACAATTTGCAGGAGCACTCGGTTGTGCTTATAAGGGGTGGTAGGGTTAAAGATCTTCCTGGCGTGAGGTACCATGTGATAAGGGGAGCGCTGGATGCGGCAGGTGTGGCAAATAGGAAGAAGAGTAGGTCTAAGTACGGTACGAAAAGACCCAAGCAGTAA
- a CDS encoding GTP-binding protein, translated as MSKKKFERTKPHVNIGTIGHIDHGKTTLTSAITRVLEKKGLATWVPFDQIDKAPEEKERGITIAVAHVEYETPKRHYAHVDCPGHADYIKNM; from the coding sequence ATGTCCAAGAAAAAATTCGAACGGACCAAACCCCACGTGAACATAGGTACCATAGGCCACATAGACCACGGAAAGACCACCCTTACATCCGCAATAACAAGGGTATTGGAAAAAAAGGGTCTTGCCACATGGGTACCCTTTGATCAGATAGATAAAGCACCTGAGGAAAAGGAAAGAGGAATAACTATCGCAGTTGCCCATGTTGAGTACGAAACTCCAAAGAGACACTATGCTCATGTAGACTGCCCTGGCCATGCAGACTACATAAAGAACATG
- a CDS encoding (2Fe-2S)-binding protein has product MISLNVNGKVYKIDVPPDTPLIWVLRDHLKLTGTKYACGIGECGACTVHIDGVAKRSCVVAVGDVQGKRIVTIEGLPKNHPVKRAWIIEQVPQCGFCQPGTIMQVAYLISKTPNPDPEKIIKEMDDIICRCGTYPRMKRAVKKAIELLRKGGGK; this is encoded by the coding sequence ATGATTTCCCTAAACGTCAACGGCAAAGTATATAAAATCGATGTTCCTCCTGACACGCCCCTTATCTGGGTTCTTAGGGACCACTTAAAACTCACCGGGACGAAGTATGCATGTGGGATAGGGGAATGCGGAGCCTGTACCGTCCATATCGATGGTGTTGCAAAACGTTCGTGTGTAGTGGCCGTCGGGGATGTTCAAGGAAAGAGGATAGTGACAATAGAGGGTCTTCCCAAAAACCATCCGGTAAAGAGGGCCTGGATTATCGAACAGGTTCCTCAATGCGGTTTCTGCCAGCCCGGAACGATAATGCAGGTAGCATACCTTATCTCTAAAACGCCAAATCCGGATCCAGAAAAGATCATAAAAGAGATGGATGACATAATATGCCGTTGCGGAACATATCCCCGTATGAAAAGAGCCGTCAAAAAAGCGATTGAACTTTTAAGGAAGGGGGGAGGAAAATGA